The Synechococcus sp. MU1617 genome window below encodes:
- a CDS encoding tellurite resistance TerB family protein, whose protein sequence is MNVVTAFAAVGLTAVSWDDTLSRAGARAFRHALDYREPYCRMSENEVVLLMDAVLAMRLERGTKALMLEAAKVLTTDQALTAYAMASELMRSDGPYSAEERRRLDLLALMLSISQVEAERIDSVFELLHAPLEPALLVNGAT, encoded by the coding sequence ATGAATGTCGTCACTGCTTTTGCAGCCGTTGGCCTTACCGCAGTGTCATGGGACGACACCCTCAGCCGAGCTGGGGCCAGGGCGTTCCGGCATGCCCTCGACTACCGCGAGCCCTACTGCCGGATGAGTGAGAACGAGGTAGTGCTGCTGATGGATGCGGTGCTGGCCATGCGGCTTGAGCGGGGGACCAAGGCGCTGATGCTGGAGGCCGCCAAGGTGCTCACAACCGATCAAGCGCTCACGGCCTACGCCATGGCCTCAGAACTGATGCGCTCCGATGGGCCCTATTCCGCCGAGGAGCGGCGGCGGCTCGACCTGCTGGCCTTGATGCTCTCGATTTCGCAAGTGGAGGCTGAGCGCATCGATTCCGTCTTTGAGTTGCTGCACGCCCCCCTGGAGCCAGCCCTCCTCGTCAACGGCGCGACCTAG